From Solanum lycopersicum chromosome 8, SLM_r2.1, the proteins below share one genomic window:
- the LOC101259273 gene encoding mediator of RNA polymerase II transcription subunit 10b, translating into MDSSQHNSAAGSIGGNGIINPRSNDASPADLAANAVASAAGSPAEESKQNLNQVINSIDKTLGILHQLNLTVSSYNVSSQLPLLQRMNNLVLELDNMAKLGEKCNIQVPMEVLNLIDDGKNPDEFTRDVLNSCIAKNQITKGKTDAFKGLRGHLLEDLEQAFPEEVEAYREIRAASAAEAKRLAQAQSLLPNGDVKVKPEV; encoded by the exons ATGGACTCGTCGCAGCATAACTCTGCTGCCGGTAGCATCGGCGGCAACGGAATAATTAACCCTAGATCCAACGACGCATCACCGGCCGATTTAGCGGCCAACGCCGTTGCTTCCGCCGCCGGTTCACCAGCTGAGGAGTCAAAACAGAATCTCAATCAAGTCATAAATTCAATCGACAAAACCCTAGGAATTCTCCACCAGCTTAATCTCACCGTCTCTTCTTACAACGTTTCATCTCAACTTCCTCTTCTTCAACGCAT GAATAATCTTGTGCTTGAGCTTGATAATATGGCGAAACTGGGAGAGAAATGCAATATTCAAGTGCCAATGGAGGTTCTGAA CTTGATTGATGATGGGAAGAACCCAGATGAATTTACAAGGGATGTGTTGAATAGTTGTATCGCCAAGAACCAAATCACTAAGGGGAAAACTGATGCATTCAAG GGTTTGCGAGGACATCTTCTGGAGGACCTTGAACAGGCTTTCCCCGAGGAAGTGGAAGCTTATAGGGAGATTCGTGCAGCTTCTGCAGCT GAGGCAAAACGTTTGGCTCAAGCACAAAGTCTATTGCCAAATGGAGATGTAAAGGTGAAGCCTGAAGTATAA
- the LOC138338045 gene encoding uncharacterized protein encodes MKLTGPENYGVWSRSMRLALLVKNKLGFVDGTCVKSSYKGDLAVRWERCDVVVLSWISAAVAPELMTSIVYASSSKKIWNDFKERFDKSNLTRIFHLWKEISATTYYSKMRDLWDEMDVMVPSPSCDCVESSSHAEHVKQQRLLQFLISLNESYAQVRSSILLSPSVPSVNQAYAMAIQEESQRKLGQTEGGKEPLTMMARRSTQPQPHNFNNQMNNSLTTKKTQGQNSQGRRMGLVCDHCGYKGHTRESCYRIVGFPADFKSKRKGSGSMNEAYANDFTSESSGTGSTSNFYFPGGYFTKE; translated from the coding sequence ATGAAGCTCACAGGACCAGAGAATTATGGTGTATGGAGCAGATCTATGCGATTAGCATTACTAGTCAAAAACAAACTTGGATTTGTTGATGGCACATGTGTTAAGAGCTCGTACAAGGGAGATCTGGCAGTTAGATGGGAAAGATGTGATGTAGTTGTTTTATCTTGGATAAGTGCAGCAGTTGCACCAGAGTTAATGACTAGCATAGTATATGCTTCTAGTTCGAAGAAGATCTGGAATGACTTCAAGGAAAGGTTTGATAAATCCAATTTGACAAGGATTTTTCACCTATGGAAAGAGATTAGTGCAACAACTTATTATTCCAAAATGAGAGATCTATGGGATGAGATGGATGTAATGGTGCCTTCTCCGTCTTGTGATTGTGTGGAATCAAGCTCACATGCTGAACATGTCAAACAACAAAGGTTATTGCAATTTTTGATAAGCTTGAATGAGAGTTATGCTCAAGTGAGGAGTTCTATTCTGTTAAGTCCATCTGTTCCAAGTGTAAACCAAGCCTATGCAATGGCTATACAAGAAGAAAGTCAAAGGAAGCTAGGACAAACAGAAGGAGGTAAAGAACCTCTCACAATGATGGCAAGAAGAAGTACTCAACCACAACCACATAATTTCAATAATCAGATGAACAACAGCTTGACAACTAAGAAGACTCAGGGTCAGAATTCACAAGGTAGAAGGATGGGACTAGTGTGTGATCATTGTGGTTACAAAGGTCATACCAGAGAAAGTTGTTATAGAATTGTGGGATTTCCAGCAGACTTTAAGAGTAAGAGAAAGGGATCTGGATCTATGAATGAAGCATATGCAAATGACTTCACTTCTGAGTCATCTggaactggatcaacatcaaaCTTCTATTTTCCAGGAGGCTATTTCACAAAGGAATAA